One window of Pseudacidobacterium ailaaui genomic DNA carries:
- a CDS encoding undecaprenyl-diphosphate phosphatase yields MNDYLVSVLLGIVEGLTEFLPVSSTAHLRITEALLHISLGDPYWKMYTIVIQLGAILALLLVFAGRIIEFLRTFPEGEERDRTAWNHPLTLTLVAFVCTAIPAFLLTKVIGKHLESLKVMAWSLLVGGVVMWAVDEWSTRSEPVTRHVEQMSLLQAIWIGLCQVLSAVFPGTSRSMSTIAAGQIVRMDRPSALEFSFLVSIPTMIAATGYDLLKTLHPKHAEGADAIAPLVMTGHGWIVLGIGFVVSFFVALGVVEWFLQWVRKHGFVPFAIYRILLGILLLFFGARLA; encoded by the coding sequence TTGAACGATTATCTGGTATCAGTTCTGCTCGGCATCGTGGAAGGTTTGACGGAGTTCCTTCCTGTCAGCTCAACTGCGCACTTGCGCATCACAGAAGCACTCTTACATATAAGTCTGGGCGATCCTTACTGGAAGATGTACACCATCGTGATCCAGCTCGGAGCGATCCTGGCATTGCTGCTGGTTTTTGCAGGACGCATTATTGAGTTTTTACGTACATTTCCGGAAGGCGAAGAAAGGGACCGCACTGCGTGGAACCATCCGCTGACGCTGACCTTGGTTGCATTTGTTTGCACAGCCATTCCGGCATTTCTTCTTACCAAAGTCATCGGCAAACATCTGGAAAGCCTCAAGGTCATGGCCTGGTCACTGCTGGTTGGCGGGGTTGTGATGTGGGCGGTTGACGAATGGAGTACCCGAAGCGAGCCGGTGACCCGGCATGTTGAGCAGATGTCGCTGCTTCAGGCCATCTGGATTGGGCTTTGCCAGGTGCTTTCGGCGGTCTTTCCCGGAACATCTCGCTCGATGTCCACCATTGCCGCCGGACAGATTGTTCGCATGGATCGACCATCGGCACTCGAATTTAGTTTTCTGGTTTCGATCCCTACGATGATTGCGGCGACAGGCTATGACCTGCTGAAAACACTTCATCCTAAGCATGCTGAGGGTGCGGATGCGATAGCTCCGTTGGTCATGACTGGGCATGGCTGGATCGTGCTTGGTATTGGGTTCGTTGTTTCCTTTTTTGTTGCGCTCGGCGTGGTGGAGTGGTTCTTGCAGTGGGTACGCAAGCATGGGTTTGTGCCTTTTGCTATCTACCGGATTCTCCTGGGCATTCTGCTGCTTTTCTTTGGGGCCAGGTTGGCCTGA
- a CDS encoding tetratricopeptide repeat protein → MGNKIQLCAFFLLFTTVAAFSQKNTPPPDAAKATCVYPAKLYVEADESAARVATIQPGREMVVAERSGKWLRVFANTDVSIVHEQDVPVFGNEGNTPPVSGWLIDKGIVTAQTPHGDEILFGAAATMELQASEPHPPPGAALSARGLYRMVAELFPQSPRTPEAMWRAADIRWQLQKADAFSLPSAHEKEAYLREQIDESEMKKIIKLYPRSRWAALAAYDMIDNKICGDWQGSAKCPEKEAELFVKYADEYPDSPRAAQALYQAAWREASAGDMYQADQDDKKAEEARAKARDLSARLQSKYAQSDYAARAAGLVFMMEQKIPIYGSQEQ, encoded by the coding sequence ATGGGAAACAAAATACAGCTATGTGCTTTTTTCCTGCTGTTTACTACAGTAGCGGCTTTCAGCCAGAAGAATACACCTCCTCCTGACGCGGCCAAAGCGACCTGTGTTTATCCTGCAAAGCTTTATGTAGAGGCTGATGAGTCTGCTGCTCGTGTTGCTACCATACAGCCTGGGCGCGAGATGGTCGTTGCCGAACGCAGCGGAAAATGGCTTCGCGTTTTTGCCAATACGGATGTTTCCATCGTTCATGAGCAGGACGTGCCGGTGTTCGGGAACGAGGGCAATACACCACCTGTTTCCGGCTGGCTGATTGACAAGGGTATTGTGACGGCCCAGACTCCTCACGGGGACGAAATACTTTTTGGCGCCGCCGCAACGATGGAATTGCAGGCCAGTGAGCCCCATCCCCCGCCGGGAGCAGCCTTAAGTGCACGAGGACTTTACCGCATGGTGGCAGAGCTGTTTCCCCAGTCCCCGCGTACCCCTGAGGCAATGTGGAGGGCTGCGGACATCCGTTGGCAATTGCAGAAAGCGGATGCCTTTTCTTTGCCATCAGCACATGAAAAGGAGGCATATCTTCGCGAGCAGATTGATGAAAGCGAGATGAAAAAGATCATCAAACTTTATCCGCGCTCGCGCTGGGCCGCTCTGGCAGCCTATGACATGATTGACAACAAGATCTGCGGAGACTGGCAGGGATCCGCAAAATGCCCCGAAAAGGAGGCAGAATTGTTTGTCAAATACGCCGACGAATATCCTGATTCGCCCCGCGCCGCTCAGGCTTTGTATCAGGCAGCATGGCGAGAGGCTTCGGCAGGAGACATGTATCAGGCTGATCAGGACGACAAAAAAGCTGAAGAGGCAAGAGCAAAAGCCAGAGATCTTTCTGCCCGGTTGCAAAGTAAATACGCGCAGAGCGATTACGCGGCACGCGCCGCTGGCCTGGTATTTATGATGGAACAAAAGATCCCCATCTACGGGTCCCAGGAACAATAA
- a CDS encoding DUF2339 domain-containing protein: MDQEFDALRKQIQELTARVSRLEELQKSAATDPGAPSDIFEPKARMATSGDAAVEAKKRTSSAGASLESRIGAQVFNRIGIFAVLIGMAWFLKFAMDNHWIRPGIRIVIGLMAGTGIILWSERFRRKGYSAFAYSLKAIGSGILYLALWAACTIYQLLPVEVAFTGMLLVTVCNGFMSWFQNAELLALYAMVGGLATPLLLANNEDHELVLFGYLLLLDLTALGLIFVRPWTRLILLAFAGTGFYGIVWYLRFYEDPKFGITVLFSAVFFVLFAVAPALMSKEGAAGINSRLFQGQFLLLLLPLVNAALGSFEFYVLLDHSGRNWVRPWAAVFLALFYFVLAKVPIRQKIEQGSVLLDSVHQAIAVVFLTIAIPLKACGRWIPLGWLAEGAALLWVAHRQAILLLRYLSVGILTIGLFALVLLNPSTGSTLILNAQFATYLAGIAAFGMVARIATVETKRGQDKSWAKIAAGSIIAVNMLVMIAVCLQIHFYWQGRGQDAWDSFGLHRMYAQFTYSAWTMFFGAVLLALGFWRQSALLRWQALVFIAGSIGKVFLVDTSQLSQGYRVLSFLGLGAFLLAVSFVYQRNWLNLRRQGPTGK, translated from the coding sequence ATGGACCAGGAATTCGACGCATTAAGAAAGCAGATCCAGGAACTCACGGCCCGCGTTTCGCGGCTGGAGGAGTTGCAAAAATCTGCTGCCACAGACCCTGGAGCGCCATCCGATATCTTCGAACCAAAGGCGCGCATGGCCACGTCTGGGGATGCCGCAGTAGAAGCAAAAAAACGCACCTCCAGCGCAGGCGCATCCCTTGAAAGCCGGATTGGCGCGCAGGTTTTTAATCGCATCGGAATCTTCGCGGTGCTGATAGGCATGGCGTGGTTTCTTAAGTTTGCGATGGACAATCACTGGATTAGACCCGGAATCCGCATTGTCATTGGTCTGATGGCCGGGACCGGAATCATTCTCTGGTCAGAACGTTTTCGCCGCAAAGGCTATTCAGCATTTGCATACTCACTTAAGGCCATCGGCAGCGGAATCCTCTACCTGGCCTTATGGGCGGCATGTACGATTTATCAGCTTCTTCCTGTGGAAGTCGCCTTCACAGGAATGTTGCTGGTGACTGTTTGTAATGGATTCATGTCCTGGTTCCAGAACGCGGAATTGCTGGCTCTCTATGCTATGGTGGGCGGACTGGCCACACCGCTGCTGCTTGCAAACAACGAAGACCACGAGCTGGTGTTATTCGGATATCTTTTGCTTCTGGACCTTACTGCGCTGGGGCTGATTTTCGTGCGCCCCTGGACGCGGCTTATATTGTTGGCGTTTGCTGGCACTGGTTTTTACGGAATTGTCTGGTATCTCCGATTTTATGAAGACCCGAAGTTTGGAATTACGGTCTTATTTTCGGCGGTCTTTTTTGTTTTATTCGCGGTGGCCCCCGCTCTGATGTCCAAAGAGGGAGCAGCAGGTATAAATTCCCGGCTCTTTCAAGGCCAATTTCTTCTGCTACTACTTCCGCTGGTCAATGCAGCACTGGGCTCCTTCGAGTTCTACGTGCTGCTCGATCATTCCGGCCGAAATTGGGTTCGGCCATGGGCAGCAGTCTTTCTGGCGCTCTTCTACTTTGTCTTGGCGAAGGTCCCGATAAGGCAGAAGATAGAACAAGGTTCAGTCCTTCTGGATTCCGTCCATCAGGCGATCGCTGTTGTCTTCCTCACGATCGCGATTCCGCTGAAAGCGTGCGGACGCTGGATTCCGCTTGGATGGCTGGCGGAGGGTGCAGCACTTCTATGGGTGGCACATCGCCAAGCAATCTTGCTGCTTCGCTATCTTTCAGTAGGGATACTCACAATAGGTCTCTTCGCTTTGGTTCTGCTGAACCCGTCGACCGGGTCCACCTTGATTCTGAATGCGCAATTTGCCACTTATCTTGCCGGAATTGCCGCTTTTGGCATGGTTGCGAGAATTGCAACGGTCGAGACGAAGCGAGGACAAGACAAATCCTGGGCCAAAATTGCGGCAGGCTCAATTATCGCTGTCAATATGCTTGTCATGATTGCTGTCTGCCTGCAAATCCACTTTTACTGGCAGGGGCGGGGCCAGGATGCATGGGACAGCTTTGGCCTGCACAGAATGTATGCCCAGTTCACCTATTCGGCCTGGACCATGTTTTTTGGAGCTGTCCTGCTCGCTCTTGGGTTTTGGAGACAATCCGCGCTTCTGCGCTGGCAGGCCCTGGTCTTTATCGCGGGAAGTATTGGCAAAGTCTTTCTTGTGGACACAAGCCAACTAAGCCAGGGATATCGTGTCCTCAGTTTTCTGGGACTGGGAGCATTCCTGCTTGCCGTCAGCTTTGTTTATCAGCGCAACTGGCTGAATCTGCGTCGACAGGGCCCGACAGGGAAGTGA
- a CDS encoding NAD(P)/FAD-dependent oxidoreductase, with product MDGVDVIIAGAGIIGLSTALELATRGAKVTVLERKAAMQEASWAAAGMLAAHDPENPPQLRPLSELSIRLYPRFLARIEQLSGKTVPLRTSATLQQSHTGGIPPEEIARVVPDLNDVGRQFCWLEESSLDPRDLCAALPLAALAAGVKLIESTPVSGVQASSHGIEVATPDNRYFCHAFLNCCGAWAGAIAGYSVIAPRKGQMVVVQLPPDLHLDFVIRTAELYLVPRGDGRVVIGASVESVGYDKTIHQDTIQALLQKAAHLWPPVRNARIVETWAGLRPGSPDGLPVLDTWGGKNCWIASGHFRNGILLAPATAQLMCELVLGEKPSLDLSPFHSDRFTEVCA from the coding sequence ATGGACGGAGTGGATGTCATCATTGCAGGGGCAGGAATTATTGGCCTTTCCACTGCGCTGGAGTTGGCTACACGCGGCGCCAAAGTTACCGTACTGGAGCGGAAGGCTGCCATGCAGGAAGCATCCTGGGCCGCTGCCGGCATGCTGGCAGCTCACGACCCGGAAAATCCGCCCCAATTGAGACCTCTTTCCGAACTAAGTATTCGGCTTTATCCGCGCTTTCTGGCCCGGATCGAACAGCTTTCCGGGAAAACGGTCCCGTTACGGACCAGTGCTACCCTCCAGCAAAGCCATACAGGTGGTATTCCTCCTGAGGAAATCGCCAGAGTTGTTCCCGATTTGAACGATGTCGGAAGGCAGTTCTGCTGGCTTGAAGAATCCAGCCTGGATCCGCGCGATCTATGCGCGGCTTTACCCCTGGCGGCCCTCGCGGCGGGAGTAAAACTGATAGAAAGTACGCCGGTTAGTGGTGTACAAGCTTCTTCCCACGGCATCGAGGTGGCGACACCAGACAACCGCTATTTCTGCCATGCTTTCCTGAACTGCTGCGGCGCCTGGGCCGGAGCCATAGCAGGTTACTCGGTCATTGCGCCGCGCAAAGGGCAGATGGTTGTTGTTCAATTGCCCCCTGATCTGCATCTGGATTTTGTCATCCGCACAGCAGAACTCTATCTTGTGCCTCGCGGAGACGGTCGGGTCGTCATTGGCGCAAGTGTAGAAAGTGTGGGCTACGACAAAACCATACACCAAGACACGATTCAGGCGCTTTTACAAAAAGCTGCTCATTTGTGGCCTCCAGTCCGCAACGCCCGGATTGTCGAGACATGGGCCGGGCTTCGGCCAGGTTCTCCGGACGGACTCCCGGTATTGGATACCTGGGGCGGTAAAAATTGCTGGATTGCCAGCGGCCACTTTCGCAATGGAATCCTGCTGGCACCGGCAACGGCTCAGCTGATGTGCGAACTTGTCCTGGGAGAGAAGCCAAGCCTGGATCTCTCGCCTTTTCATAGCGACCGGTTTACTGAGGTTTGTGCCTGA
- a CDS encoding MFS transporter, whose translation MSSKQGAPITLDPELKADLVMDLPVAGRQWPAILRALRNDDYRLFWSGCLLSNVGTWMQNVAQGWLVLELSNSSFWLGMVGFAASFPFLLFTLFGGVIADRVSKRKLLMGTQAAQMFFAFVLALLTYLKIITIRQLVIIAFCNGIANALNAPTYQALVPRLVPPEDLSNAIALNSAQFNLSRILGPTLGGYAMAWIGMAGNFFLNAISFLAVLWPLHKMSYPEEKGQRHEGVFRSLRDGIAYVRNFPEMTAVVLLIMSASLLLLPFITFIPYFARDVLHAGERGLGLLMACSGVGALTGAGIIAYFGCIRWRGKIIVFAGLFVMAAVLVLCCSKTFALSAAMCFCEGLGMIISLSTVNVTMQQLSTDAMRGRVMSIYATSFLGLPPIGCFLVGVMSRHMLTERAIALMTLLGMVSYTGFYLGSKALRDLD comes from the coding sequence TTGTCCTCCAAACAAGGCGCTCCAATAACGCTGGACCCAGAGCTTAAAGCTGACCTGGTCATGGATTTGCCGGTCGCGGGCCGGCAGTGGCCTGCCATTTTGCGCGCCCTTCGCAATGATGACTATCGCCTCTTCTGGAGCGGCTGCCTGCTGTCCAACGTCGGTACCTGGATGCAGAATGTGGCCCAGGGCTGGCTGGTGCTGGAGCTTTCCAATTCTTCATTCTGGCTAGGAATGGTGGGCTTCGCTGCATCGTTTCCCTTTTTGCTATTTACACTTTTTGGCGGGGTCATAGCAGACCGGGTCAGCAAACGGAAGCTGCTGATGGGGACGCAGGCGGCGCAGATGTTCTTTGCCTTTGTGCTGGCTTTGCTGACGTACTTGAAGATCATTACCATTCGCCAGCTTGTGATCATTGCGTTCTGTAATGGAATCGCAAATGCACTTAATGCCCCTACTTATCAGGCGCTGGTGCCGCGCCTGGTGCCACCAGAAGACCTGTCCAACGCGATTGCCTTAAATTCGGCGCAGTTCAATCTGTCGCGGATTCTGGGACCTACACTGGGTGGCTATGCCATGGCCTGGATTGGTATGGCGGGAAATTTTTTCCTGAATGCAATCAGCTTTCTTGCCGTGCTGTGGCCGTTGCATAAGATGAGTTATCCGGAAGAGAAAGGGCAGCGGCATGAGGGCGTCTTCAGAAGCCTGCGTGATGGCATTGCCTATGTTAGAAATTTTCCGGAAATGACAGCAGTCGTACTGCTGATTATGAGCGCAAGTCTTTTGTTACTGCCTTTCATTACTTTTATTCCATATTTTGCCAGAGATGTTCTGCATGCTGGAGAACGTGGTTTGGGCCTTCTGATGGCCTGTTCTGGGGTCGGGGCCCTGACCGGAGCAGGCATCATCGCTTACTTTGGGTGTATTCGTTGGCGGGGCAAGATCATTGTTTTTGCCGGACTGTTTGTCATGGCCGCGGTTTTGGTTCTGTGTTGCTCAAAGACGTTTGCACTCTCCGCCGCCATGTGTTTTTGTGAGGGACTGGGCATGATCATTAGCCTTTCCACTGTCAACGTCACCATGCAGCAGCTTTCCACCGATGCCATGCGCGGACGTGTAATGAGCATCTATGCAACCAGCTTTCTCGGACTTCCTCCCATAGGCTGTTTTCTCGTCGGGGTGATGTCTCGCCACATGTTGACAGAGCGGGCCATTGCGCTGATGACCCTTCTGGGGATGGTCTCTTACACCGGCTTTTATCTAGGCTCCAAAGCACTCAGGGACCTCGATTAG
- a CDS encoding M28 family metallopeptidase, with product MNLRAFAVCFPVSLFMASAFAQSIAPPSSLFGYRDFSAQARIDEEFLAVPSAKLAGEELKVLTAAPHIAASKEDHDTALYVASKFKAAGLQTEIIPYKVWLNLPKQISVTATDANGKTLMSGPTREHVDGDPYQDDPRVVTAFNGSSPSGDITAEVVYANYGRPEDFKKLDDLGISVKGKIVLVRYGQNFRGVKVYIAQQRGAAGVIIYSDPADDGYYRGDTYPNGPWRPETGIQRGAVQYLFKYSGDASTPGIAAKPDLPESQRINPVTAPNMPQIPATPLSYHDAAPILKALSGPAVPQGWQGALPFTYHIGPGGVKVHMVLKQDFAYRTIWDVIGKIKGTEWPEEWVIAGNHRDAWVYGAVDPNSGTAAMLEAVHGIGQLLKSGWKPKRTLIFASWDAEEEGLIGSTEWAEENAAALQHAVAYFNTDVGVSGPNFDAAAVPSLKQFIREIAKEVPSPHGGTVYDQWRKSEAEEASRRRLMNENPIHPAARETEVRVGDLGSGSDYTPFIQHLGVPSTDIGSQGPYGVYHSVFDNYNWFVKNADPDFAFEQQQARIFGLEALHMADADVLPYDYITYGKELTEYLSAARKKAEDEKVSGLDFSPALAAAQKFISAAEAVYQKQRSIPSDPQPLNAQLRQVESDLLSPAGLPNRPWFKHTIYAPGEYTGYAAVVIPGVNEAIDAKDSARASAQLTILTEAINRAANTLEAAAR from the coding sequence TTGAACTTACGCGCCTTTGCTGTCTGCTTTCCAGTGTCCCTGTTTATGGCCTCTGCCTTCGCCCAGTCCATAGCTCCCCCATCTTCGCTTTTTGGTTATCGGGATTTCTCGGCCCAGGCCAGAATTGATGAAGAATTTCTGGCGGTGCCCAGTGCCAAGCTGGCGGGAGAAGAGTTGAAAGTACTGACTGCTGCACCCCACATTGCCGCATCCAAAGAGGACCATGATACTGCCCTCTACGTCGCCAGCAAATTCAAGGCCGCTGGTCTGCAAACCGAAATCATTCCATATAAGGTTTGGCTGAATCTGCCAAAACAAATCAGTGTTACCGCCACGGATGCCAACGGTAAGACTCTGATGTCTGGTCCTACACGGGAACATGTAGATGGAGACCCCTACCAGGACGACCCTCGGGTTGTGACTGCATTTAACGGCTCCTCTCCTTCAGGAGACATCACGGCTGAGGTCGTCTATGCAAATTACGGACGGCCCGAAGACTTTAAAAAGCTGGACGATCTGGGCATCAGCGTAAAAGGAAAGATTGTCCTCGTCCGGTACGGACAAAACTTCCGCGGGGTGAAGGTCTATATTGCGCAGCAGCGCGGAGCAGCCGGAGTCATCATTTACTCAGATCCAGCTGACGACGGATATTACCGCGGCGACACGTACCCGAACGGCCCCTGGCGCCCTGAAACCGGCATTCAGCGCGGCGCGGTACAGTACTTATTCAAATACTCCGGGGACGCCAGCACTCCTGGCATCGCCGCAAAGCCTGATCTTCCGGAATCCCAGCGCATAAACCCTGTGACAGCGCCAAACATGCCGCAGATCCCCGCCACCCCTCTCTCGTATCATGATGCAGCGCCTATTCTCAAAGCACTTTCCGGACCAGCAGTGCCTCAGGGTTGGCAAGGGGCGCTTCCTTTCACCTATCACATCGGTCCAGGCGGCGTGAAGGTCCACATGGTGCTTAAGCAAGACTTTGCATATCGCACCATCTGGGACGTCATTGGAAAGATCAAGGGGACAGAGTGGCCGGAGGAATGGGTGATCGCCGGCAATCATCGCGACGCCTGGGTCTATGGCGCAGTGGACCCAAACAGCGGTACGGCTGCCATGCTGGAGGCCGTACACGGTATCGGCCAGCTATTGAAGTCGGGCTGGAAACCAAAACGCACCCTGATCTTCGCCAGTTGGGATGCTGAAGAAGAAGGTTTGATTGGTTCAACGGAATGGGCAGAAGAAAATGCCGCCGCTCTCCAGCACGCTGTCGCTTATTTCAATACGGATGTAGGTGTTTCTGGCCCCAACTTTGATGCCGCAGCAGTGCCGTCCCTCAAGCAGTTTATCCGTGAAATTGCCAAAGAAGTGCCCAGCCCTCACGGTGGTACTGTTTATGACCAATGGAGGAAGAGTGAAGCTGAAGAAGCGTCCCGTCGACGCTTGATGAATGAAAACCCAATCCATCCGGCAGCACGGGAAACAGAGGTGCGGGTAGGAGATCTTGGCAGCGGATCAGACTATACACCTTTTATTCAGCATCTTGGTGTGCCTTCCACGGATATCGGCTCTCAAGGGCCCTATGGGGTCTATCATTCTGTTTTTGATAACTACAACTGGTTTGTCAAAAATGCAGACCCTGATTTTGCCTTTGAACAGCAGCAGGCACGCATTTTCGGACTTGAGGCCCTTCACATGGCTGATGCTGATGTTCTTCCCTACGACTACATAACGTATGGAAAAGAACTTACAGAATATCTAAGCGCAGCCAGGAAAAAAGCGGAAGATGAAAAAGTCTCCGGACTTGATTTTTCTCCGGCACTCGCCGCAGCACAAAAATTCATCTCGGCCGCTGAGGCCGTCTACCAGAAGCAAAGAAGCATTCCTTCTGACCCGCAACCATTGAATGCGCAACTTCGGCAGGTGGAAAGTGACTTGCTCTCGCCAGCAGGACTTCCCAATCGCCCTTGGTTCAAACACACCATTTACGCACCTGGCGAGTACACCGGATATGCCGCTGTTGTCATTCCTGGTGTGAATGAGGCCATTGACGCAAAAGACAGCGCACGGGCCTCTGCCCAGCTCACCATCCTCACGGAAGCCATCAACCGTGCTGCCAATACACTGGAAGCAGCCGCGCGTTAA
- a CDS encoding phage tail sheath family protein, with protein sequence MSTTYTYPGVYIQELPSPVHTISAVATSITAFVGYTARGMDNRAEQIFSFSDFERLFGGLASDSELSYAVQQFFQNGGAEAWVVRVPKHGATGANVAFGGMTFTALSSGIWANGEVLLDVDYQGVDQTSDTTAFNLTITDLTTDTVEYFPNLSLNPAKSNFVTAIINDPDNGSQIVNVSVVNPAPTTPPAVTGIVGGALSIPSVLVTSSQQVPLPGTVGVKQNQTLATASAPANLQSLRVGQYVLFSGDPGTPYQVTGISASAGTFTLGAPYGKADDPAATVKVINGTANTDYALVLTTTKPAPAAPLPLTITVIPNNSTIPQTITGLATLIQQKLNAALALQMPGASATCSVVRSGTTGQALRLNVLLPENPDAVVSISGGSAAGLLGFPGTANAAHYALGTGNSGFGSETSSTAGSDGSDLPHTGDIIGDELSFTGLYALNRVDLFNLLSIPDATRAASGDPSSLDPNIDSNAIYSAAIALCDQRRAFLLIDAPPNVNTVQSAVDWKTTHLAVTDANGAAFFPRLRLPDPLNNYQLRTFAPSGVAAGVYARIDSARGVWKAPAGTEATLSGVQSMVYKLTDPENGVLNPLGLNCFRTFPIYGSVLWGARTLVGADALTSQWKYVPVRRMALFLEESLYRGTKWVVFEPNDEPLWAAIRLNVGTFMHDYFRKGAFQGQTPDQAYFVKCDSETTTQSDIDNGIVNILVGFAPLKPAEFVVIQIEQLAGQLQS encoded by the coding sequence ATGTCCACGACATATACCTACCCCGGTGTCTACATACAGGAGCTGCCAAGTCCTGTTCATACGATCAGTGCAGTAGCCACATCTATCACGGCGTTTGTGGGCTACACAGCGCGCGGTATGGATAACCGCGCAGAGCAAATTTTCAGCTTCTCTGATTTTGAAAGACTCTTCGGCGGGCTTGCTTCCGACAGCGAATTAAGCTATGCCGTGCAGCAGTTCTTCCAGAATGGAGGCGCGGAAGCCTGGGTTGTCCGCGTGCCCAAGCATGGGGCCACCGGAGCAAATGTGGCCTTTGGCGGTATGACATTTACTGCTCTCAGCAGCGGCATATGGGCCAATGGCGAAGTGCTGCTTGATGTGGATTACCAGGGGGTAGACCAAACGTCAGACACCACGGCCTTCAACTTGACCATCACTGACCTGACCACCGACACGGTAGAGTATTTTCCAAACCTTTCGCTTAATCCGGCCAAAAGCAACTTTGTCACGGCAATCATCAATGATCCCGACAATGGCTCACAAATTGTAAATGTCTCCGTGGTCAATCCGGCACCGACTACCCCGCCTGCTGTGACTGGGATCGTCGGCGGGGCGCTCTCCATTCCCTCAGTACTAGTCACATCCAGTCAGCAGGTCCCTTTGCCGGGAACGGTAGGTGTGAAACAGAACCAGACGCTGGCGACTGCTTCTGCCCCTGCCAACCTTCAGTCCTTGCGCGTAGGACAATATGTGCTCTTCAGCGGTGATCCTGGAACTCCTTACCAGGTGACTGGCATTTCAGCATCAGCAGGCACTTTCACTCTGGGCGCTCCATATGGCAAAGCCGATGATCCAGCAGCGACAGTGAAGGTGATCAACGGTACGGCGAATACCGATTACGCTCTGGTACTGACTACAACCAAACCTGCTCCGGCTGCTCCTTTACCGCTGACCATCACGGTCATCCCAAACAACAGCACGATTCCACAGACCATTACCGGGCTGGCCACGCTCATTCAACAAAAACTGAATGCAGCGCTTGCTCTTCAGATGCCTGGCGCTTCAGCAACATGCAGCGTGGTCAGGAGCGGCACTACAGGGCAGGCCCTTCGTCTAAATGTGTTGCTGCCTGAAAATCCAGATGCTGTTGTCAGCATCTCTGGAGGCTCCGCTGCCGGTCTGCTGGGCTTTCCAGGAACAGCCAATGCAGCACATTATGCACTCGGCACGGGCAATTCCGGATTCGGATCTGAGACCAGCTCGACAGCCGGAAGCGATGGCTCAGACCTTCCTCATACCGGGGACATTATCGGAGACGAACTCAGCTTCACGGGCCTTTACGCATTGAACCGTGTGGACCTTTTCAACCTGCTGAGCATTCCCGATGCTACACGGGCTGCAAGCGGCGACCCTTCCTCGCTCGACCCTAATATTGATTCCAATGCCATCTATTCTGCTGCCATCGCGCTATGCGATCAGCGCCGGGCTTTTTTGTTGATTGATGCACCACCGAACGTCAATACAGTTCAGTCAGCGGTAGACTGGAAAACGACCCACCTGGCTGTAACCGATGCTAACGGTGCAGCCTTTTTTCCCCGCTTGCGTTTGCCTGATCCACTCAACAATTACCAATTGCGGACATTTGCTCCCTCCGGAGTTGCGGCAGGTGTCTACGCCAGAATTGACAGCGCACGAGGCGTGTGGAAGGCCCCCGCCGGGACCGAGGCCACACTCAGCGGCGTACAAAGCATGGTTTATAAACTTACCGATCCGGAAAACGGCGTGTTGAACCCTCTGGGTCTGAACTGCTTTCGCACCTTTCCCATCTATGGATCTGTCTTGTGGGGCGCGCGCACTCTTGTAGGTGCGGACGCTCTTACCAGCCAGTGGAAATATGTTCCCGTGCGACGCATGGCCCTCTTCCTGGAAGAAAGCCTCTATCGCGGCACAAAGTGGGTGGTCTTTGAACCGAATGATGAACCGCTATGGGCGGCGATCCGTCTGAACGTTGGCACATTTATGCACGACTATTTCCGCAAGGGAGCCTTTCAAGGACAAACCCCTGACCAGGCCTACTTTGTAAAGTGCGACAGTGAAACCACCACGCAGTCCGACATTGACAATGGAATCGTAAATATCCTTGTAGGATTTGCACCTCTGAAACCGGCAGAGTTTGTAGTGATCCAGATTGAGCAGCTTGCTGGACAACTCCAATCGTAA
- a CDS encoding phage tail protein, with product MAEFVVNAQRFDPYKNFKFRVKWDGQYVAGISKVSSLKRTTEVVKHREGGDPSTSRKSPGRTEYDAITLERGVTHDPAFEAWAAKVWQLGAGLGSEVSLKDFRKDLILDVYNEAGQLAMSYKIYRAWVSEYQALPDLDANANAVAIQHIKLENEGWERDTSVTEPTEPSFTSTRA from the coding sequence ATGGCAGAGTTTGTTGTCAACGCACAGCGTTTTGATCCATATAAAAACTTCAAGTTTCGCGTAAAATGGGACGGCCAATATGTCGCTGGCATCAGCAAAGTTTCGTCCCTCAAACGCACCACTGAAGTAGTTAAGCACCGGGAAGGCGGTGACCCCAGTACAAGCCGCAAGTCGCCCGGACGCACAGAATACGATGCCATCACACTGGAACGCGGCGTGACGCATGATCCCGCATTCGAAGCATGGGCTGCGAAAGTTTGGCAACTAGGTGCAGGTCTTGGCTCCGAGGTCTCTCTCAAAGACTTCCGCAAAGACTTGATCCTCGATGTCTACAACGAAGCCGGCCAGCTCGCCATGAGCTACAAAATCTATCGCGCCTGGGTCTCGGAATATCAGGCACTTCCCGATCTTGATGCCAACGCAAATGCGGTCGCCATCCAACACATCAAGCTGGAAAACGAAGGTTGGGAACGCGATACATCCGTGACCGAGCCAACAGAGCCGAGCTTCACTTCGACGCGGGCATAG